The sequence below is a genomic window from Citricoccus muralis.
CTGCTTCCGGTTAGCACCGGCGAAGGAAGTCGAGAATTCTCTCCCCGCACGGATTCTGCCGCACGCGGTGGGCTCCGTGCGGCCCCTCCACTACACCGATGGAGGATCCATGCTCAACCCGACCTCTACGCGCCGAGCGCGTACCGCCCTCACCGTGTCCGGCCTCGCCGTCGTCAGTACTCTGGCGCTGGCCGGCTGCTCGCTGACCGGAGGATCCGGTGACTCCAACGGCTCCGATGAGGCTGGGGAATCCGGCGGCACCGTGACCATCATGACCCACGACTCGTTCGCGATCTCCGAAGAGCAGATCGCCGAGTTCGAAGAGCAGTCCGGCTACGAGCTGGTCACTACCGCGCCCGGGGACTCCGGCGCCCTGGTGAACCAGTTGATCCTGCAGAAGGACTCCCCCACCGTGGACGGGGTGTACGGCATCGAGGACTACTCCACCGCCCCGTTGGTGGACGAGGGGGTCATGGCTGAATATTCGTCGGAGGCACTGCCCGATTCCGCACAGGAGCTGCTGGCCGACGGCGACGCGGTTGGCTACTTCACCCCGATCGATCAGGGCCAGGTGTGCATCAACGTGGACGACGCCTGGTTCGCAGACGATGCCAGCAACACCGACGAGCTGGCCGCTCCCACCTCGCTGGAGCAGCTGCGTGATCCGGAGTATGCCGAGCTGCTCACCGTGATCGACCCGAACACTTCCTCCCCCGGGCTCGCATTCCTTGCGGCCACCGCCACTGCCTACCCCGACGGCGAATGGGAGAACTACTGGAGTGACCTGCTCGACGGCGGCGCGACCGTGGCCTCCGGCTGGTCGGACGCCTACTACGTGGAGTTCTCCGGATCCGACGGCGAGGGCCCCTCCCCGCTGGTGCTGAGCTACTCGTCGTCGCCCGCTTATGAGCCCACCACCAGCATCATCGAGGATTCCTGCTCCCCGCAGGTCGAATACGCCGGGGTCGTCGAGGGCGCGCAGAATCCGGAAGGCGCCCAGGCGTTCATTGACTTCCTGCTCTCCGAGGACTTCCAGGCCTCGCTGCCGGAGGCGATGTACATGTACCCGGTGGACGACAGTGTTGAACTTCCCACCGAGTGGACCGAGAACGCCCAGCTCGCCGAGGACCCGATCCGGCCGGACACCGCCGAGGTGGCCGAGCAGCGCGCTGACTGGCTCACCACCTGGACCGAGCTCTACGAGTCCTGACCCTGCACCGCATCGGCCGGCCCCTCGCATGGACGCTGGCGGGAACACTCCCGCTGGCGTTCCTTGCCGTGTTCTTCGCCTGGCCCGTCGGAGCCATGCTGACCCGCGGGTTTCTCGGCGAGCACGGGGTCGACCTCACCGGGTTCGCCGAAGTGCTGGGCAGTGCGCGCAGTTGGCGGATCATCGGGCACACCCTGTTCATGGCGGTTGCTGGGACGGCGGGGGCGGTGCTGCTGGGCATCCCCGGCGCCTACATCCTCTACCGGTGCCGGTTCCCCGGTCAGTCGCTGCTGCGCGGAATCTCCACCATCCCGTTCGTACTGCCCACCGTGGTGGTGGGGGTGGCCTTCCGCGCCCTGTTCGGCCCCGGCGGGCCGCTGCAGTTCCTGGGTCTGGACCAGACGACGGCGGCGGTCGTTCTCGCGATGGTGTTCTTCAACTTCTCGGTGGTGGTGCGCCAGGTGGGCGCGCTGTGGCAGGTGCTGGACCCGCGCACCGTGGATGCCGCGCGCACCCTGGGCGCCTCCCCGCTGCGCGCGTTCACCACCGTCACCCTGCCCGCGCTCGGACCCGCCATCGCCTCCTCCGCGGGGTTGGTGTTCCTGTTCTGTTCCACCGCCTACGGGATCGTCCGCTCGCTGGGCGCGCCGGGTGTAGGCACCGTGGAAACCGAGATCCACCGGCAGACCCACGTGTTCCTGGATCTGCGCACCGCCGCGGTGTTCTCGGTGCTGCAGTTCGTGTTCGTGCTCGCCTCGGTGGGGCTCACCCAGGGAGTACTGAAGCGCACCACCACCGGGCTGCGGCTGCAACAGTCCCACACCCACCGTCTCACCCGCGCCGACGTCGTGCCCCTGGCCCTCACCCTGGCCACCGTGGTGCTGCTGGTCTCCGGGCCCCTGGTGTCCCTGGTGGTGCGCTCGTTCCGTACTGCTGGCGAGTGGAGCGTAACTAATTACCAGCTGCTGGCCACCAGCTCCGGGACCGGGTACGCCGGCGGTGCCACGGTGCTCGAGGCACTGGAGCATTCCGTGCGGATCGCCGTCGACGCCACGTTGATCACCCTGGTGATGGCGGTGCCGCTGGCGTTTCTGCTCACCCGCCCGGTGCGCACCGTGTGGGGGCGGCGGCTGCAGCGCGGCATGGATGCGCTGATCATGCTGCCGATCGGGGTGTCCGCGGTGACCATCGGCTTCGGCTTCGTGGTCTCCGTGCAGCTGGCCGCCCCGCAGCTGGCCTACTCCGGCGCCCTGGTGCCGCTGGCCCAGTCGGTGGTGGCGCTGCCGATGGTGGTGCGCACCCTGGTGCCCGTGTTGGGTGCGATCAGTCCCCGGCTGCGCGAGGCCGCGGCCACCCTGGGCGCTTCCCCGCTGCGGGTGCTCGCTACCGTGGACGGGCCGTTCCTGCTGCGCGGTCTCGGCCTGGCCACCGGTTTCGCCTTCGCCATCTCGCTGGGCGAGTTCGGCGCCACCAGTTTCCTGGCCTCCCCCGAGCGCCAAACCCTGCCGATGCTGATCGTCCAATTGCTCGGCCGCCCCGGCGCGGACAACTACGGAATGGCGATGGCCGGCTCCGTGCTACTGGCGGTGATCACCGCCGCCGTGCTGCTGATCTGCGAGCGCCTGCGCCCGCGCGCCCTGCGCGACCGTGCCCCCGAACAGACGCTGGGCTCCAGCCTCGCCACGCCCTCAACCCAGAAAGTCGGTGCCCTGTGAGTGTCCCCGCCGTGGAATGTCAGCAGGTGTCCATCACCTACCCCGATGGCTTCACCGCGGTACAGGACATTGACCTGGCCGTGGCCCCCGGGGAGATCGTCGCCCTGCTCGGGCCCTCCGGCTCCGGCAAGTCCACCCTATTGCGCGGGCTGGCCGGCCTGGAGCGCATCACCTCCGGGCGGGTGTTGATGGACGACGTCGTCGTGGACGGCCCGGGCGTGATCCCGCGTCCAGTGCATCAGCGAGGCTGCGGCATGGTGTTCCAGGACGGCCAGCTGTTCCCGCACCGCACCGTGGGGCGGAACATCGCCTACGGGCTGGAAGCCGCCGGGGTCCCGAAGCCCGAGCGCAGGGAGCGGGTGGCGCAGATGCTACAGCTGGTTAGCCTGGAGGGGTTCGAGAATCGCCCGGTCACCACCCTGTCGGGCGGGCAAGGCCAGCGAGTTGCCCTGGCACGGTCCTTGGCGCCGCGGCCGAAGCTGCTGCTGCTCGACGAGCCGCTCTCCGCCCTGGATCGCGACCTGCGCGAGCGCCTGGCCGTGGACATCCGCCAGATCCTGACGTCGACCTCCATCGCCGCAGTCTTCGTCACCCACGACCACGACGAGGCTGCCACCGTCGCCGACCGCATCGTCACCATCGACGCCGGTCGGATCATCACGGCCTAGAGATGACACTTTTTGACGCTCCGGTGGTCACTCCCGTAGGGCACTCCACCACCGTGGAGGGATGATTCTCACCGGCCTCATCCTGGGCACCGTGCTCGATGCGTTCGGGGTCATCTCCCTGGAGGCCAGCACCTTCCCGTGGCTGGGCACCATCATCGGCGGATTCATCTTCGGATTCGCCATCGTGCTCGCAGGCGGATGCGCCACCGGTACCTATTACCGTGCCGATGAGGGCCTGGTGGGATCCTGGCTAGCGCTGATCTTCTACATGATCGGCGCCACCGTGTTCCGCGTCGGACCGCTGTCCGACACCACCGACGGCATCCGATCGATCGAGACGCAGAACGGCTCGTTCCAGGAGGCGCTGGGCGTGAGCCCCTGGATCTTCGTCGCCATCCTTGTCGCGGTGGTCGCGGTGGCCGCCGCACGCCAGCTGCAGCGGGAGCGTCTGCGTCCTCGGGTCACCCTGCCCGCGTCGAAGACGGGGCTGGCCCACCTGCTCATCGGTTCCTTCATCGCTGCAAAGGCATCCGATGAGTTCAAGATCCGTGTCCCTGACGCCCAGACCACGGTGCGCTCGATCATCGGCGGCATCCTCATGGGCTGGGGCGCAGCCTGGGCCGGTGGCTGCACCATCGGCAACGCCATGGTCAACACCGCGACCTTCAGCTTCCAGGGCTGGACCGCTCTGCTCTTCATGGTGTTGGGCACCGGCGCCGCAGCGAAGATCTTCATCATGCGCCACCAGGGAACCGGCAGCCGTCCACCGACGGCCAGGTCTGCCCCTTCCCCCTGGTGGAGGCCAAGCAGGCCATGGAGCAGCTGCCGGCGGGTGACGAGCTCGTCATCAACTTCGACTGCACCCAGGCCACCGACTCGCTGCCCGAGTGGGCCGCAGAGAACGGCTACCCGGTGACGGAGTTCGTCAAGCGCGGCGCCGCCGAGTGGTCGATCACCGTGCAGAAGCCCTGACCAGAATTGACGAGGCGCCCTGCGGGATACGTGGCGACAGACTCTTCATGACCTTTAGCGGCTCTTCGGACATCCGGTGGGGTCAGGGGATGAGTCCGCCAGCGGCGAGGAGCATTCGGAGCCGGTAGTTGTCGCGGTTGCGGAATCCTCTCGCGAGGCGGCGGTGGAGCTCGATGATCCCGTTCACGGCCTCGGTGCCGCCGTTGTTCGCGCGGCCGGTGGTGAAGTAGGCCACGAACGCGTCCCGCCAGCGGCGGAGGGTGCGGCCGAGGCGGGCGATCTCGGGGATCGGGCAGGTGTGGAACGTCTCGACGACCTGCTCGGCGATCCGCCGCCCGGCGGCGAGGTCCTTCTGGTGGTAGGCGGAGCGAAGTTGCTGCGCGCACTGCCACGCGACGAACACCTCGTCGTGCGCGGGGTCGGCCTCGATCGCGGCGGTGAGCCGTGCTCGCTGTTTCTCGGTGAGGTTCTCCGCGCCGGCGCGGAGGATGGTCTGGATCCCGTAGAGCGGGTCGCCCTTACGGCCGCGATGCCCGAGAGTGTCTTGCTGGACGCGCCGGCGGACCTCGTCAACGGCGGCGGTGCCGAGCTTGACGACGTGGAACGCGTCGAGCACCGCGGTGGCGTCCTGCAGCTTGTCGTCGATCGCAGTCTTGTATCCCGCGAACGGATCGAGAGCTGCCACTCGCACGTTCTTCCGGAACGCGTCGCCACGATCACCGAGCCAGGAGGCATACGCCTTCCCCGATCGGCCCGGGACGAGATCCAGCAGCCGGGCCCGCGTCTTTCCGTGCTCGTCGC
It includes:
- a CDS encoding ABC transporter permease, coding for MFFAWPVGAMLTRGFLGEHGVDLTGFAEVLGSARSWRIIGHTLFMAVAGTAGAVLLGIPGAYILYRCRFPGQSLLRGISTIPFVLPTVVVGVAFRALFGPGGPLQFLGLDQTTAAVVLAMVFFNFSVVVRQVGALWQVLDPRTVDAARTLGASPLRAFTTVTLPALGPAIASSAGLVFLFCSTAYGIVRSLGAPGVGTVETEIHRQTHVFLDLRTAAVFSVLQFVFVLASVGLTQGVLKRTTTGLRLQQSHTHRLTRADVVPLALTLATVVLLVSGPLVSLVVRSFRTAGEWSVTNYQLLATSSGTGYAGGATVLEALEHSVRIAVDATLITLVMAVPLAFLLTRPVRTVWGRRLQRGMDALIMLPIGVSAVTIGFGFVVSVQLAAPQLAYSGALVPLAQSVVALPMVVRTLVPVLGAISPRLREAAATLGASPLRVLATVDGPFLLRGLGLATGFAFAISLGEFGATSFLASPERQTLPMLIVQLLGRPGADNYGMAMAGSVLLAVITAAVLLICERLRPRALRDRAPEQTLGSSLATPSTQKVGAL
- a CDS encoding thiamine ABC transporter substrate-binding protein — translated: MLNPTSTRRARTALTVSGLAVVSTLALAGCSLTGGSGDSNGSDEAGESGGTVTIMTHDSFAISEEQIAEFEEQSGYELVTTAPGDSGALVNQLILQKDSPTVDGVYGIEDYSTAPLVDEGVMAEYSSEALPDSAQELLADGDAVGYFTPIDQGQVCINVDDAWFADDASNTDELAAPTSLEQLRDPEYAELLTVIDPNTSSPGLAFLAATATAYPDGEWENYWSDLLDGGATVASGWSDAYYVEFSGSDGEGPSPLVLSYSSSPAYEPTTSIIEDSCSPQVEYAGVVEGAQNPEGAQAFIDFLLSEDFQASLPEAMYMYPVDDSVELPTEWTENAQLAEDPIRPDTAEVAEQRADWLTTWTELYES
- a CDS encoding ABC transporter ATP-binding protein, whose protein sequence is MSVPAVECQQVSITYPDGFTAVQDIDLAVAPGEIVALLGPSGSGKSTLLRGLAGLERITSGRVLMDDVVVDGPGVIPRPVHQRGCGMVFQDGQLFPHRTVGRNIAYGLEAAGVPKPERRERVAQMLQLVSLEGFENRPVTTLSGGQGQRVALARSLAPRPKLLLLDEPLSALDRDLRERLAVDIRQILTSTSIAAVFVTHDHDEAATVADRIVTIDAGRIITA
- a CDS encoding sulfurtransferase TusA family protein, whose translation is MVEAKQAMEQLPAGDELVINFDCTQATDSLPEWAAENGYPVTEFVKRGAAEWSITVQKP
- a CDS encoding ISL3 family transposase, which encodes MLHPTSGCASARSACCPCARCDLLVGLPGVHVEHVDRRDGLLVVTVSSPAAPAGCPSCGVVATGRGRRRRVLHDVPGATRVRIVWRQRVWRCDDEGCLRKTFTEQLPSLVARRGSITTRAIGWAIGQLRREHATIAGLARQLGTSWKTVWRAVEPELVKLAVDETRFENVTTLGVDEHIWHHVDPRKRGPKELTGMVDLTRDEHGKTRARLLDLVPGRSGKAYASWLGDRGDAFRKNVRVAALDPFAGYKTAIDDKLQDATAVLDAFHVVKLGTAAVDEVRRRVQQDTLGHRGRKGDPLYGIQTILRAGAENLTEKQRARLTAAIEADPAHDEVFVAWQCAQQLRSAYHQKDLAAGRRIAEQVVETFHTCPIPEIARLGRTLRRWRDAFVAYFTTGRANNGGTEAVNGIIELHRRLARGFRNRDNYRLRMLLAAGGLIP